GCTTCGCAAATTGATGAGTTCGTGTTAACTGATGAAGAGATGGAAAAAATCAACGTCCTGGAACCTTCTAAACGTCTTGGACCAGACCCTTTAGTTTATGATCGTAAATAATTTGCTTTAAAATTGTTTGTAATCTAGACTAAATGCTTTGCAGTTTTGATTAAAAAATAACAAATTGAATGATGGTTAACTTGTCTTAGTAGGCAAGTTTTCTTTTCTGGTTTCTTGGTTGAAATTAAGGCATTTCTTCTTTAAAATAAAAGAGTTATATGATCGTTAAAGAGAAATAACAAGACACATTAGGGAATGACATACCACGTGCTCAAGCTTTTAATATTTGAGTGGAACTGTTTCGAACCTTCTGGAAGTTTAACAAATAAATTAGAAAAGGGAAAAATAATGGCAAAAGAATTAACACGCGAAGAGTTATGAGATGCAGGAGTTCAATACGGACACCAAACCAAAAGATGAAATCCAAAGATGAAGTCTTATATTTATGGGGTTAAAAATAAAAACCATATCATTGATTTACAACAAACAATGAAGGCATTGGATGATGCAAAAAAAATTGTTGAAGAAATCGGAAAAAACGAAGGGAAAATTCTTTTTGTAGGAACAAAGAGAAATGCTAAGTTAGCGGTTAAAGAAGCTGCTTTAAGAAGTCAAAACTTCTATGTTAACACTCGTTGATTGGGTGGAACATTGACTAACATGAAAACGATTTCTTTAAGAATTCGTGCTTTATGAAACATTGAACAAGAAGAAAAATCTGGACAATTGGCTTTAAGACCAAAAAAAGAACAAATTTTAATCTTAAAAGAAAAGGCTAAGTTAGAGAAAAACTTAGGTGGAATTAAGCAAATGCATAAACTTCCTCAAGCCTTGTTTATCACTGACCCAATCATTGATGAAATTGCTGTGAAAGAAGCTAAGAAACTTGGTATTCCTGTGATTGCAATTTGTGATACAAACGCTGATCCAGACTTAATTGACTTAGTGATTCCAGCAAATGATGATTTAACTGAATCAATTAATTTAATCGTGAATAATATCGTAGAAGCTTATGCTGAAGGCGCTAATTTGACGATGGCTCCAAGTGTTTTGAGAACCAAAATTGTTAAACGTGAACCACGTGAGGGTGAAAATCGTTATCCTCGTCGTCGTTTTAATAATGATGAAGTTGAATCTCGACCACAAAGCGAAACTCAAAACCAAGTTCCTAATGAAACTAAAGATAAAGAATAAGAAAGGAAACAAGAAAAATGGCAATTGATGCAAAATTAGTAAAACAGTTAAGAGACATTACTCAAGCAGGAATTGTGGATTGTAAAAAAGCTTTGGAAGCCACTGATGGTGATATTGATCAAGCAATTCTTTGATTAAGAGAAAACGGTTTGGCAAAAGCAGCTAAGAAATCTGATCGTGTTGCAGCTGAAGGAGTTACTTTGGCTAAGCAAGATGCTAAAAGTGTCGTGATTATGGAGGTTAACTCTGAAACTGACTTTGTGGCTAAAAACAAAGAGTTTATGAAGTTGATTGATGATTTGGCTGATGCTTTTTTAGCGCAAAATGTTGAAAGTTTAGAAGCTGCTAAAGGAATCAAACTTACTAGTGGTGAAACTGTTGAACAAGCGTTAGTTAATGCTACAGCAAAAATTGGTGAAAAAATTGATTTACGTAGATTAGAGGTGCGTACTAAAAATGATAACCAAACAGTTAGTGTTTATAACCATGCTAACAACCGGGTTTCAGTACTATTAATTTTTGAAGGAAAGATTAGTGATGCTGATGCTTATAATGTGGCTATGCATGTGGCAGCAATGAATCCTCAATATAAATCAAGAGCAGAAATTCCTGCTGAATTCATTGATCAAGAAGCAAAAATTATTGCTGAAACCACTGATGTTGAAGGAAAACCAGAAAATATTAAAGAAAATATCTTAAAGGGAAGATTAAACAAACGTTTAGCAGAAGTAAATCTTTTAGACCAAGACTTTGTTGTTGATGAAAAATATAAGGTTGGTGATTTTATTAAAGCAAAAGGTGCTACCTTAAAAGAAATGATTCGTTATGAGGTTGGTGAAGGAATTATCAAAATTGAAACTGACTTTGCTTCAGAAGTGGCAGCACAAGTTAAGGGTGGAAACTAATGATGTCGCTTACTTGAACCATTGATGCTGATAAGAATCAGTTACAAAACAACGGTCAAACAGTCACTCAGTTTCTAGTCTTGGCAGTGGTTTTAGCGATTGTTTGAGCAATTCTTAGTGCAATGTTTAGTTACTATTTTTCACGCTTTAGAAAGCTTCCCGCCAAAGAAAAAATTTATGGAAAAGCATCATTGCTAACTACGCTTAGTTTAGGTGTGGTTGTTTTAATTGCTTGAATTCTGGTTTTGGTATTCTATACCCAGCCATCAGCAATTTTTAAAACAGATGGAGTAACTGCTCAAGGGGCGATAATTGCAGTAATTGTGATCGGATTTGTGGCTTTAGTGGCAGTTATGTTGATGATGTGATTCTTTTTGCCTTATTATGGTATTGCTTTTGATGATGAAAGTATTGTGTTTATGGGAGAAGCGATTCCTTATTACAAGATTACAAAAATTATTAAAGATACAAAAACTAGTAATGTTTATGTTAACTATGCTCAAGGGAAACGTACCCATAAAAAGCAAAAATTCCGTAGCACTTCAGTTTTTGGCCAATTTATTTTAGCGAATGCTGCTCTAACAGGAGTTGAGGTAACTCACGAAGACGAACTTGTTTATTATAAGAGTTTGATTCAAGGTCATAAAGTTGAACAAAAACTTGATGATGTAGTGGTTGATCAAAAACTTAAAAGTAAAACTACAAAAACCACTTCTAATGAGAATGAAAAAAATAAAGAATAACCTTAAGGTTATTTTTTTTATCTAATATAATGATTATAATCAAAAGAAGATGAACAAGGGAGCTGGTAAACCAGCTGAGAGTTAGATGCAATCTAAGACCTTTGACCTGATGTGGATAATGCCAACGGAGGAAAGTTTATTTACTTTTTTTGTCTGCCTCTGGTTAAAAATGCGATTATGTCAGGAGTTAGATGAGTAAAATGTTTAATCAAAGAGAAAAAATTTTTCAAATTTTTGAACAAAAACGCAAAGCGTTTTTCATTTATTCAATACTTTGAACACTGGGAATTGGTAGTGCTTTTGTTTTTGGCGTAATTTTTTTAAACCTTCGCTTTAGCACTAATTTAAAAATTAATGGTCAAATAACCGTCTTTATTTTATGATTGGTGGTAGAAGTTTTTGCCACTTTAGTTTATTTAGCATTACTTATGATTAGTCTTTTCAGTCTTAATTATTCCTGAAATGCTTGAAAAGAGCGACTTTTTTATGCTTGTATTAGTTTTAATTTTTATGAAATAGTCAATATCTTAATTTATAGTTTTTCTCATCACTTTTTTAGCTGATCTCACCAAAAGTGAACGACTTATGATTTTTTAATTATCGCTTTAAGTTATGCAGTTTATCTTCTTTTAGTTTTACTTTTTAAACAATTATTAGGAATGGTACCTACAGTTTTTCTTAGTTTTAGTTTTGAATATTTAACCTTATTTTTTGTAGCCTATCTTACCAATTCTTTTGCTAAGACTTTTCTTACCGGATTATTAAGTGGCAGTTCGCTCTTATTCTTTCCTTCAACCTTTTTTATTAACTTCTTCCAGTTTAGTTTTGATTATTTAATTCCTAATTTAATGGTTAGTTTAGCAACGATTGTTTATTTTAACCAGACAAAGCCATCACGAAGTAAATGAATTACTTTCTTCATTTTACCTTATTTAGGAATTTACTTATCTAGAGTAATTGGCGGGGTATTGTTTTATCAAAACTTCACTTACCCTGGTTTTCCTTTATTTTTATATTCTTTAATGATTAATGGTTTAAATACTTTTTTTGATTTTCTTTGTGTTGGTTTAATTGGTGAAATGATCTTTTTACGCTTAGAAGTCTTGAAAAAACGTTATGATCAAAAAAAGAAGCGTTATAAAATGGATTATTCAATTTACAAGTAAAGTTATTTTTTTTATAATCAAGGAAAAGAAGGCGAGGATTAAGTTTTGAAATATCAACGGGTTTTACTAAAGTTAAGTGGGGAGGCTTTGAAAGATCAAGATAATATTTATGACGGTCAAAAACTTAACCAAACTGCTGACCAATTAATTTCGATGGTTAAAGATGGCTTACAATTAGGAATTGTTGTTGGTGGAGGAAACATCTGAAGAGGAAAATTATCAGATGAGTTAGGTATCGAACAAATCAGCGGTGACTATATGGGAATGATGGCAACAGTCATGAATGCTTTGGCCTTGCAAGCGGTTATTAACCAGAAGGGTTATGCTAAAGTAGTTGTTTATTCTGCTTTAAAGATTGAAAACTTAACCAAGGATTATAATTTT
This genomic stretch from Mesoplasma sp. JKS002658 harbors:
- the tsf gene encoding translation elongation factor Ts; this translates as MAIDAKLVKQLRDITQAGIVDCKKALEATDGDIDQAILWLRENGLAKAAKKSDRVAAEGVTLAKQDAKSVVIMEVNSETDFVAKNKEFMKLIDDLADAFLAQNVESLEAAKGIKLTSGETVEQALVNATAKIGEKIDLRRLEVRTKNDNQTVSVYNHANNRVSVLLIFEGKISDADAYNVAMHVAAMNPQYKSRAEIPAEFIDQEAKIIAETTDVEGKPENIKENILKGRLNKRLAEVNLLDQDFVVDEKYKVGDFIKAKGATLKEMIRYEVGEGIIKIETDFASEVAAQVKGGN
- the rpsB gene encoding 30S ribosomal protein S2, which encodes MAKELTREELWDAGVQYGHQTKRWNPKMKSYIYGVKNKNHIIDLQQTMKALDDAKKIVEEIGKNEGKILFVGTKRNAKLAVKEAALRSQNFYVNTRWLGGTLTNMKTISLRIRALWNIEQEEKSGQLALRPKKEQILILKEKAKLEKNLGGIKQMHKLPQALFITDPIIDEIAVKEAKKLGIPVIAICDTNADPDLIDLVIPANDDLTESINLIVNNIVEAYAEGANLTMAPSVLRTKIVKREPREGENRYPRRRFNNDEVESRPQSETQNQVPNETKDKE
- a CDS encoding energy-coupled thiamine transporter ThiT, with translation MFNQREKIFQIFEQKRKAFFIYSILWTLGIGSAFVFGVIFLNLRFSTNLKINGQITVFILWLVVEVFATLVYLALLMISLFSLNYSWNAWKERLFYACISFNFYEIVNILIYSFSHHFFSWSHQKWTTYDFLIIALSYAVYLLLVLLFKQLLGMVPTVFLSFSFEYLTLFFVAYLTNSFAKTFLTGLLSGSSLLFFPSTFFINFFQFSFDYLIPNLMVSLATIVYFNQTKPSRSKWITFFILPYLGIYLSRVIGGVLFYQNFTYPGFPLFLYSLMINGLNTFFDFLCVGLIGEMIFLRLEVLKKRYDQKKKRYKMDYSIYK